Genomic segment of Oncorhynchus tshawytscha isolate Ot180627B linkage group LG13, Otsh_v2.0, whole genome shotgun sequence:
GTGGCTCACAATGGTTGTTTCACCTGTGACCACTTCTCTATATGCCTTACGGGGAGTAGGCACGCATTCAAGACTGGTGCATCATGTGAGGGTTCCGCTTCCGTCAAAATCTGTCTACGAGAGAATACAGCGATAAGCAGATTGACTACCCTCCCGCCTTTGGGACGACTCCCTTTGTTTGAGCAGAGACAAgaccatctcgtcattatatacagcaTCACACCAGAATtggagtcaattccatttcaatccaTGACTAACGCCGTTGACTTCCTAAATTGACACCAACCCTTGTTTACATGGTCCTACTCCGGCATACTGACAAATGACTTAGTCTGTGTCTTATATTACTTTAAAAACACTAACCACCACCTTCAATATCAACCTCGTGATGAGTCTAGCTTGGCCTCATCACAAATAATAATTGATCCATGATTAAAACGGTTTCATCCTTAAATATGGAAACGTTccaattatttaaaaaacaacagaTCTTTACATCAACATAAAAAGTGAACAGATGATTTGAAAAAATGATTGACAGCTATTCTCCAGGATATTTCTGCTCAGAGGGAGTGACAGCTACTGGAAAAATGTGAATGGCTGTGTGGGGATCTGGACTGGGCTCCGGACAGGGGATTGGTCAGGCTGGCGCTGTGGTCACTCTTCTATTCTTTCTTTTCTCATGACTGTTCTAACCACCAGGGAACAAGTCAATCCACAGGGCTGCTGAAGCTACAACTCCACCACCTCTCTTTTCCCTTTAAAAGTCTCATCGACTGTGCTGTAGTGTCCTTTCTTCTCCTTGTTTAGCCGACATGCAGAATCCAAAGATATCCATGCAGATGCATAAACATAAAACTGATGTTGAAATTCAAATGGTTGTTCATACATTCTCTTCCACACACTCAAACCCATTCCTATACACAGTGCAAGCAGGGAAATGGCTACTCTTCAAGGTACACACTTCTTCTtacccctctcccactccactTTCCCTCTGTAGGAACAGTCCACACGACTTGTAACAGCAAGTTTCAGCAAGAGCACTTGTAAATTGCAGAAATATGGCTTTTAAAACCGTAACAATCAAAATAAAAACTAGTTTAAATATTTTTCaccctccccccccaaaaaaatatttttcttatTCTTTCATGTGTTTCTACATTTGtttggattattattattattttttttttatccagtagtaaaaaaaaacaaaaaaaatcatcTGCAGTGTATGGAAGGATTAATGTGTTGCTTGTCAGAGACTTCGTGTGTGTTGGATAGGTGCAGCATGCGTTTGGCTGGTGGTGGAGTGGTATTTGCTGGCATAACCCAGCGATGGTAAAGTGTTGTTGATATTTTGATGTGcccagtgtagtagtagtgtggaGGGCAGACAGGTGGGGTCCTGCAGGCATGGCCAAGGGCAGCCCTGTCCTGTTCCACCTGGTCCCGTCAGAATGAGAGACAGGGCCGCCAGTCTATCCACACAGGCCTGCTGAGGTCAGTCATCACGTCATGCTCTAGGATCCATGTTTTCACCacttcctggtgtgtgtgtgtgtcttgtgcaagtgtttgtttgagtgtgtcagtctgtgtgcaCACGCGCACTCATTTCCCCAGCAGTGCTAGTGTGTGAACATGTGGTAGCTTGCCTGCTCATGTGAGTGTGTGAGGTCAGTCCCGTATGCTGGCGGCGGAGTAAGAGAACTGAGGGAAGTGTGTGCGAGAGAGGTCAGTCCAAAATGCTGGCAGAGTAAGAGAACTGAGGGAAGTGTGTGCGAGAGAGGTCAGTCCCGTATGCTGGCGGAGTAAGAGAACTGAGGGAAGTGTGTGCGCTGGTCCTGGTCTTCTGCATCTAAGCTGTGGTCTGGAGTAGACAGAACCAGGAGATTTAATACACAAACaaggaaatgttttatttttcttcctacaattaaaaaacatttttaaacagtgagacaaacacaaagagacACATTCAACTCACACTTGTCCGGGGGCGTTACGGTGATGGTCTGTGCCGTGAACTCATCGTCAAAGTATCGCGTGTCCGTCTCTGACGTCACCTGGGGCTTGAAGGGAGGCAAGAGCTTCCTCTCTACCACATCCTGCCAGTTGATGGTGGTGAAGAACATATGAGTCATCACGTCTTTGGCATCTTCTTGTCCACCTCCAAGCCTACAAAATGATCAGTAATCATCAGCATCGTCACTATTTTCTTCActcaatatatataaatataagacAGAAATACACACCTCTGCTTGGGGTCCTTTTTGAGCAGGCCAGCAAGCAGGGCCTTGGCTTCGGGGGCCAGGTTCTTGGGGAAGCGGATCTCCTCCATGAGAATGAGCTCAAACAACCGCTCGTGGTCCTGGTTGTAAAAGGGCAGTCGACCGCACATCATCTCATACATGACCACACCCAGGCCCCACCAGTCCACCGCTCGGCCGTAGTCATTGTCCTCTAAtacctggaggggagagagatacaaagagaaatAGCTAATCCAATTCTATGGAAGCCATTGCAATTTGAACAATGAACTATTTGGAGACGGGCTGTCTATTCCGGTTGATAATCATTTACTTTACAATGGTAGAGTTATTAACTTTTTATGTTAAGCATTATTTGCTGGATAGAGAATTATTGACTGGAACCCAATCCAAGATGAGAAACCAGCAAGGAATGCATCTGGAATTGTTAACTGGGCACACTGCCATGTACTGTTCAAAGCACAACTAGAATGTATGATTTTGTTCACTGTGCTGTAGTTACCTCAGGTGCAAGGTATTCTGGAGTCCCACAAAAGGTCTTCATGGTAGCCCCGTCTGTGATTCCCTCTTTACACAGTCCAAAATCTGTGATCTTTATGTGTCCATCTTTATCCAGCATTAAGTTCTCCAGCtggaagaggaagacagagagaatgaagagtGAGTGACCACAGGAGAATCAGCAGCAGAAAACACCACCGCTGACATGACAGCTAACTGTAGAATGGACCACAGACTTACAGGCTTTTCACCAAGAGGCTTGTGCTCAAATCAAAGTAttgtcgcatacacatatttatatatgatgggatgtatagacgtTGTGGacagaatatgtagtatatctgaagaacACGTAGGATagaatagtcacacacacacacaaagctataGCTGAATAGAATggacttgactagaatacagtatttacatatgaaatgggtgaaACAGTAcggaaacatttcaaacaacaggAAATATGGGCCGTTTTCCTTGACCCAGATTAAGCAGTCTGTGGTAGGATTGAGCCTAGTCCTATACTAATTCAGAAGGACTTTTAGTCCAAGACTGGGCTTCATCTGGGTCCAGGAAAACAGACCATATTTCATATTGTGCGAAATGTTAGTCTCGAGAATATACTTTCAATGTGAGGAGGTGCGTCAGGGAAACATCagccagacatacagacagggaaGCGGCCATTACCTTCAGGTCCCTGTAGACAACGTCCTGTGAGTGGAGGTACTCCAGCGCAGACACAATCTCCGCACCGTAGAACCGTGCCCGGTCTTCTGTGAACACACGGTCTCGCGACAAGTGAAAGAACAGCTCTCCTCCGTTTGCATATTCCATCACAAAGCATAGCCGGTCATGTGTTTGGAACGCATatttcagtgtctgtgtgtgaggtgggGGGAGGAGTCAGAATTAGTGACCACAT
This window contains:
- the akt2 gene encoding RAC-beta serine/threonine-protein kinase — encoded protein: MNDISVVREGWLHKRGEYIKTWRPRYFILKSDGSFIGYKEKPEMSSDHSLPPLNNFSVAECQLMKTERPRPNTFVIRCLQWTTVIERTFHVESNEEREEWMRAIQAVANGLKMREEEAPMDVTFGSPSDCSSMEEMEVAMSKSRNKVTMSDFDYLKLLGKGTFGKVILVKEKATGMYYAMKILRKEVIIAKDEVAHTVTESRVLQNTRHPFLTTLKYAFQTHDRLCFVMEYANGGELFFHLSRDRVFTEDRARFYGAEIVSALEYLHSQDVVYRDLKLENLMLDKDGHIKITDFGLCKEGITDGATMKTFCGTPEYLAPEVLEDNDYGRAVDWWGLGVVMYEMMCGRLPFYNQDHERLFELILMEEIRFPKNLAPEAKALLAGLLKKDPKQRLGGGQEDAKDVMTHMFFTTINWQDVVERKLLPPFKPQVTSETDTRYFDDEFTAQTITVTPPDKYHSLDAEDQDQRTHFPQFSYSASIRD